The window TTCTGCCGGAAACGGCCCGGAAGCCCCCCGTCCGGTCTCTGTTTCGACAGCAGTGCTTCGGACGCTTTCCTTGCCGCCTCGACATATTTTCTTTCCTTCGTGTAAATTCCGGTTTCGAGGATTCCACGGATGGAATAGGCAATGGTATGCAACAGGGGGCAGGAAGGGTCCGAAAGGCAGTTATGCCTGAACCAACCGTTTTCGTTTTGCTGCCCGAGAGCCCATTCGATATTTCGAACCGCTGCTTCCCTGTATTTCTCCTCTTTTGTAACTGAATAGAGGTAAATCAACGACCATGCCGTTCGTGTATTGTAGGTGTAGCTTTCCATCTCTTTCGAAGCGTAGTTCGAAAGATTTTTCCTCCATTTTCCGTCACTGTCCTGTTGCTGTACGAGATACTCTCCGGCCTTGATCGCCGAGGTCAAGTACTTCTCCTTGCCGGTTTCCAGATATGTGCGCACCCAGCCAAAGATGACCTGCCCGGTATTGAAGATCGCTGGTGTCGGAACCTGGTCGATGGTACCGCCCTGTACCGCTCCGTCATCCATCTGAACCTCGCACTCCCAGTCTGCCATCCGGATCGCCCGAAGGCGCATCTCGTCCGTACCGGAATAATTCGCATAATCGAACATCGTAGGGATGATATAGCCGGTCGTTTCAGGATACGAGGGAATCCACCCTTTGCATCGGAAATAGGGGCTGTAAATCAACGAGTAACTCCGGGCAACGCCCCCGTCGTCGAACGCGTCCTGCGCCCTGCAGATCCACCTGCCAGCCGCATATAAATGCTCTGCCGTATCCCGTATGTCCGGAGAAA is drawn from bacterium and contains these coding sequences:
- a CDS encoding beta-L-arabinofuranosidase domain-containing protein, producing MVIRGKVLPLLKSNLRYYASFANYDLAKIYLGGFSPDIRDTAEHLYAAGRWICRAQDAFDDGGVARSYSLIYSPYFRCKGWIPSYPETTGYIIPTMFDYANYSGTDEMRLRAIRMADWECEVQMDDGAVQGGTIDQVPTPAIFNTGQVIFGWVRTYLETGKEKYLTSAIKAGEYLVQQQDSDGKWRKNLSNYASKEMESYTYNTRTAWSLIYLYSVTKEEKYREAAVRNIEWALGQQNENGWFRHNCLSDPSCPLLHTIAYSIRGILETGIYTKERKYVEAARKASEALLSKQRPDGGLPGRFRQNWEPAVQWSCLTGNAQISIIWGRLYQHTKEPMFLDGMKKANQFMKKVQIMRSGNPDIHGGIGGSEPIHGNYGRFEVLNWAVKFFMDALMLESSIERNPGND